One Ictalurus furcatus strain D&B chromosome 25, Billie_1.0, whole genome shotgun sequence DNA window includes the following coding sequences:
- the yy1b gene encoding transcriptional repressor protein YY1b isoform X1: MCVYMQAGKLAEFNMASGETLYIETDGSEMPAEIVELHEIEVETIPVETIETTVVGGDDDDEHQPMIALQPLVTDDPNQVHHQEVILVQTREEVVGGDESDLRTDDGFEDQILIPVPAPGSEEEYIGQTLVTVAGKSSMGRMKKGGSGGKKAGKKTYLSAGEATGRKWEQKQVQIKTLEGEFSVTMWASDDKKDIDHETVVEEQIIGENSPPDYSEYMTGKKLPPGGIPGIDLSDPKQLAEFASNNSGSLGRTSVRMKPRKVKEDDAPRTIACPHKGCTKMFRDNSAMRKHLHTHGPRVHVCAECGKAFVESSKLKRHQLVHTGEKPFQCTFEGCGKRFSLDFNLRTHVRIHTGDRPYVCPFDGCNKKFAQSTNLKSHILTHAKAKNNQ, translated from the exons GAACTTCATGAAATAGAAGTGGAGACGATTCCGGTGGAAACGATCGAGACCACGGTGGTCGGGGGCGACGATGATGACGAGCACCAGCCCATGATCGCGCTGCAGCCGCTCGTAACAGACGACCCGAATCAGGTCCACCATCAGGAGGTGATCCTGGTGCAGACCCGGGAGGAGGTAGTCGGCGGGGACGAGTCCGATCTGCGGACAGACGATGGGTTTGAGGACCAGATCCTCATCCCGGTGCCCGCTCCCGGGTCAGAGGAGGAGTACATCGGGCAGACTCTGGTCACGGTAGCTGGGAAGAGTTCCATGGGCCGGATGAAGAAGGGGGGAAGCGGTGGAAAGAAAGCGGGTAAAAAGACATACCTGAGCGCCGGAGAAGCCACTGGGAGAAAATGGGAGCAAAAACAGGTGCAGATAAAGACTCTGGAGGGAGAATTCTCCGTGACGATGTGGGCGTCGG ATGATAAAAAGGACATTGACCATGAAACAGTGGTGGAGGAGCAGATTATTGGAGAGAATTCTCCTCCAGATTACTCTGAATACATGACTGGAAAAAAGCTTCCTCCCGGTGGCATCCCGGGCATTGACCTCTCTGACCCCAAACAGCTCGCGGAATTTGCCAG TAACAATAGCGGCTCTTTGGGTCGCACTTCAGTACG AATGAAACCACGAAAGGTCAAAGAGGATGATGCACCCAGAACGATAGCCTGTCCCCACAAA GGATGCACCAAGATGTTCAGGGATAACTCTGCAATGAGGAAGCACCTCCATACCCATGGGCCCCGGGTTCATGTGTGCGCAGAGTGCGGGAAAGCCTTTGTAGAGAGTTCAAAACTAAAGCGCCACCAACTTGTTCACACCGGAGAAAAACCTTTCCAG TGCACTTTCGAGGGCTGCGGGAAACGCTTCTCCCTGGACTTTAACCTCCGCACGCATGTACGAATTCACACTGGAGACCGCCCATATGTCTGTCCTTTCGATGGCTGCAATAAAAAGTTTGCTCAGTCTACCAATCTCAAGTCGCACATCCTAACACATGCAAAAGCCAAAAACAACCAATGA
- the yy1b gene encoding transcriptional repressor protein YY1b isoform X2 has translation MCVYMQAGKLAEFNMASGETLYIETDGSEMPAEIVELHEIEVETIPVETIETTVVGGDDDDEHQPMIALQPLVTDDPNQVHHQEVILVQTREEVVGGDESDLRTDDGFEDQILIPVPAPGSEEEYIGQTLVTVAGKSSMGRMKKGGSGGKKAGKKTYLSAGEATGRKWEQKQVQIKTLEGEFSVTMWASDDKKDIDHETVVEEQIIGENSPPDYSEYMTGKKLPPGGIPGIDLSDPKQLAEFARMKPRKVKEDDAPRTIACPHKGCTKMFRDNSAMRKHLHTHGPRVHVCAECGKAFVESSKLKRHQLVHTGEKPFQCTFEGCGKRFSLDFNLRTHVRIHTGDRPYVCPFDGCNKKFAQSTNLKSHILTHAKAKNNQ, from the exons GAACTTCATGAAATAGAAGTGGAGACGATTCCGGTGGAAACGATCGAGACCACGGTGGTCGGGGGCGACGATGATGACGAGCACCAGCCCATGATCGCGCTGCAGCCGCTCGTAACAGACGACCCGAATCAGGTCCACCATCAGGAGGTGATCCTGGTGCAGACCCGGGAGGAGGTAGTCGGCGGGGACGAGTCCGATCTGCGGACAGACGATGGGTTTGAGGACCAGATCCTCATCCCGGTGCCCGCTCCCGGGTCAGAGGAGGAGTACATCGGGCAGACTCTGGTCACGGTAGCTGGGAAGAGTTCCATGGGCCGGATGAAGAAGGGGGGAAGCGGTGGAAAGAAAGCGGGTAAAAAGACATACCTGAGCGCCGGAGAAGCCACTGGGAGAAAATGGGAGCAAAAACAGGTGCAGATAAAGACTCTGGAGGGAGAATTCTCCGTGACGATGTGGGCGTCGG ATGATAAAAAGGACATTGACCATGAAACAGTGGTGGAGGAGCAGATTATTGGAGAGAATTCTCCTCCAGATTACTCTGAATACATGACTGGAAAAAAGCTTCCTCCCGGTGGCATCCCGGGCATTGACCTCTCTGACCCCAAACAGCTCGCGGAATTTGCCAG AATGAAACCACGAAAGGTCAAAGAGGATGATGCACCCAGAACGATAGCCTGTCCCCACAAA GGATGCACCAAGATGTTCAGGGATAACTCTGCAATGAGGAAGCACCTCCATACCCATGGGCCCCGGGTTCATGTGTGCGCAGAGTGCGGGAAAGCCTTTGTAGAGAGTTCAAAACTAAAGCGCCACCAACTTGTTCACACCGGAGAAAAACCTTTCCAG TGCACTTTCGAGGGCTGCGGGAAACGCTTCTCCCTGGACTTTAACCTCCGCACGCATGTACGAATTCACACTGGAGACCGCCCATATGTCTGTCCTTTCGATGGCTGCAATAAAAAGTTTGCTCAGTCTACCAATCTCAAGTCGCACATCCTAACACATGCAAAAGCCAAAAACAACCAATGA